In Streptomyces sp. NBC_00878, a single window of DNA contains:
- a CDS encoding RidA family protein: protein MSVVEAKLAELGLTLPDVVPPLAAYQPAVRSGVYVYTSGQLPMVEGKLPVTGKVGAEVTPEEAKELARTCALNALAAVKSVAGDLDRIARVVKVLGFVASASDFTGQPAVLNGASELLGAVLGDKGVHARSAVGVAVLPLDAPVEVEIQVELTEA from the coding sequence ATGAGCGTCGTCGAGGCGAAGCTGGCCGAGCTCGGACTGACCCTGCCGGACGTCGTACCGCCGCTGGCCGCGTACCAGCCCGCGGTGCGGTCGGGCGTGTACGTGTACACATCCGGCCAGCTCCCGATGGTGGAGGGCAAGCTTCCGGTCACCGGCAAGGTGGGCGCGGAGGTCACGCCGGAGGAGGCCAAGGAGCTGGCCCGCACCTGTGCGCTGAACGCCCTCGCGGCGGTCAAGTCGGTCGCGGGTGACCTCGACCGCATCGCGCGCGTGGTGAAGGTCCTCGGCTTCGTCGCCTCGGCCTCCGACTTCACGGGCCAGCCCGCCGTACTGAACGGCGCGAGCGAACTCCTGGGCGCGGTTCTCGGCGACAAGGGCGTGCACGCGCGCAGCGCGGTCGGCGTGGCGGTGCTGCCGCTGGACGCGCCTGTCGAGGTCGAGATCCAGGTGGAGCTGACGGAGGCGTGA
- a CDS encoding Pr6Pr family membrane protein yields the protein MTAPIPADIPDIPVIPGIAARAAAVVPVVPADAVIPRVRRPLVAAFRLLVAGTATAGVVLALLLASPSRVLSHFTILSGIVVAAVFTASAWRAWTARRPLPSAVTAGTLLYAVGAGVVHHVILANGSSAFSMTSDAETLTGWHAVANQLLHTAVPVMAVLDWLLLTRPGPLRLHTAATWLILPAAYLAFTLARGALLPPNAEARYPYSFLDVPRHGYVEALGNATVLGLACYALALLLVVLDHIRPGPRRHRPPENRISSPATGGLK from the coding sequence ATGACCGCTCCCATACCTGCGGATATCCCTGACATACCCGTCATCCCCGGCATAGCCGCCAGGGCTGCCGCCGTGGTCCCCGTCGTCCCGGCGGACGCGGTGATCCCCCGCGTCCGACGCCCCCTGGTCGCCGCCTTCCGCCTCCTCGTGGCAGGGACGGCGACGGCGGGTGTAGTGCTCGCGCTACTGCTGGCCTCCCCGTCCCGAGTCCTGAGCCACTTCACGATCCTGAGCGGCATCGTGGTGGCCGCGGTGTTCACCGCCTCGGCCTGGAGGGCATGGACGGCCCGCCGCCCGCTGCCGTCGGCCGTCACCGCCGGCACGCTGCTGTACGCGGTGGGCGCGGGCGTGGTCCACCACGTGATCCTGGCGAACGGTTCGAGCGCCTTCTCGATGACGAGCGATGCCGAGACGCTCACCGGCTGGCACGCCGTCGCGAACCAGCTCCTGCACACGGCGGTCCCGGTCATGGCCGTACTGGACTGGCTCCTGCTGACCCGCCCGGGCCCGCTACGCCTCCACACCGCGGCCACGTGGCTGATCCTCCCCGCCGCATACTTGGCCTTCACCCTCGCGCGGGGCGCACTCCTGCCTCCCAACGCCGAGGCCCGCTACCCGTACTCCTTCCTCGACGTACCCAGACACGGCTACGTAGAGGCCCTCGGCAACGCCACGGTCCTAGGCCTCGCCTGCTACGCCCTGGCCCTTCTCCTCGTCGTCCTGGACCACATCCGCCCGGGTCCGCGGCGCCACCGACCCCCCGAAAACCGGATTTCGTCTCCGGCCACCGGTGGGCTAAAGTAA
- a CDS encoding metallophosphoesterase: MRARYGVPLGIAAAGAAGLLYSAGFEARSFRLRRVTVPVLPPGMRPLRILQVSDIHMVRDQRKKQRWLRSLAGLRPDFVINTGDNLSDPEGVPEVLDALGPLMEFPGVYVFGSNDYYGPKLRNPARYLFDKAQGRHGLNGNAPAVDVVHNPWESLRDGFDSAGWLNLTNVRGSLKIDGFEIELTGLDDPHIKRDRYARVAGGPSTSADFSMGIVHAPYLRTLDAFTADGYPLILAGHTHGGQLCLPFYGALVTNCDLDTARAKGLSTHTEAESGRTAYMHVSAGCGTNRYTPVRFACPPEVTLLTLARRD, translated from the coding sequence ATGCGCGCGCGATACGGAGTACCTCTGGGAATCGCGGCGGCTGGCGCCGCCGGTCTGCTCTACTCGGCGGGTTTCGAGGCCCGCTCCTTCCGTCTGCGGCGGGTGACCGTCCCCGTGCTGCCGCCGGGGATGCGGCCACTGCGCATACTCCAGGTCTCCGACATCCACATGGTGAGAGACCAGCGCAAGAAGCAGCGCTGGCTGCGCTCGCTGGCCGGACTGCGCCCCGACTTCGTCATCAACACCGGGGACAACCTGTCCGACCCGGAGGGCGTGCCCGAGGTGCTGGACGCCCTCGGTCCGCTGATGGAGTTCCCGGGCGTGTACGTCTTCGGCTCGAACGACTACTACGGGCCCAAACTCCGCAACCCCGCACGCTACTTGTTCGACAAGGCTCAGGGCAGGCACGGGCTGAACGGCAACGCGCCCGCCGTCGACGTGGTCCACAACCCGTGGGAGTCGCTGCGCGACGGCTTCGACTCGGCGGGCTGGCTGAACCTGACGAACGTCCGGGGTTCGCTGAAGATCGACGGCTTCGAGATCGAGCTGACCGGGCTCGACGACCCGCACATCAAGCGCGACCGCTACGCGCGCGTGGCCGGCGGCCCGTCCACCTCGGCCGACTTCTCGATGGGCATCGTGCACGCCCCGTACCTGCGCACCCTCGACGCCTTCACCGCGGACGGCTACCCCCTGATCCTGGCCGGCCACACCCACGGCGGCCAGCTGTGCCTCCCCTTCTACGGCGCCCTGGTGACGAACTGCGACCTGGACACGGCACGGGCGAAGGGCCTGTCCACACATACGGAGGCGGAGTCCGGGCGGACGGCATACATGCACGTATCGGCAGGCTGCGGAACAAACCGCTACACACCGGTACGGTTCGCGTGCCCGCCGGAGGTTACGTTGCTGACGTTGGCGAGGCGGGACTGA
- a CDS encoding ArsA-related P-loop ATPase, producing the protein MSRLQVVSGKGGTGKTTVAAALALALATEGKRALLVEVEGRQGIAQLFEAEALPYEERKIAVAPGGGEVFALAIDPELALLDYLQMFYKLGSAGRALKKLGAIDFATTVAPGLRDVLLTGKACEAVRRKDKRGRFAYDYVVMDAPPTGRITRFLNVNDEVAGLAKIGPIHNQAQAVMRVLKSPETAVHMVTLLEEMPVQETADGIAELRAARLPVGRIIVNMVRPAILDETDLALTREAPRTAIAKSLSAAGLGGARRGQIAERLVEPLLTQADEYAERHALEREQRAVLQDLGLPLHELPLLAEGMDLAGLYELATELRQQGIS; encoded by the coding sequence GTGAGCAGGCTCCAGGTCGTCAGTGGCAAGGGCGGTACCGGCAAGACCACGGTAGCCGCAGCACTAGCGCTCGCCCTCGCGACAGAGGGCAAGCGCGCTCTTCTGGTCGAGGTCGAGGGCAGACAGGGCATCGCACAGCTCTTCGAAGCGGAGGCGCTGCCCTATGAGGAGCGGAAGATCGCCGTCGCTCCCGGTGGCGGGGAGGTGTTCGCCCTCGCCATCGATCCCGAACTGGCCCTTCTGGACTACCTCCAGATGTTCTACAAGCTCGGCAGCGCCGGACGCGCCCTGAAGAAGCTCGGCGCCATCGACTTCGCGACCACCGTCGCACCGGGCCTCAGGGACGTACTCCTCACGGGCAAGGCCTGTGAGGCCGTGCGCCGCAAGGACAAGCGCGGGCGCTTCGCGTACGACTACGTGGTGATGGACGCACCGCCGACCGGTCGGATCACCCGCTTCCTGAACGTGAACGACGAGGTGGCGGGGCTCGCCAAGATCGGCCCGATACACAATCAGGCGCAGGCCGTCATGCGGGTGCTCAAGTCGCCCGAGACCGCCGTGCACATGGTGACGCTTCTGGAGGAAATGCCCGTCCAGGAGACCGCGGACGGCATCGCCGAGCTGCGCGCCGCACGGCTGCCGGTCGGGCGGATCATCGTGAACATGGTGCGGCCCGCGATCCTCGACGAGACCGATCTCGCGCTCACCCGCGAGGCACCGCGGACGGCGATCGCCAAGTCGCTGTCCGCCGCGGGGCTCGGCGGCGCGCGCCGCGGCCAGATCGCCGAGCGGCTCGTGGAGCCGCTACTGACCCAGGCCGACGAGTACGCCGAGCGGCACGCGCTGGAGCGCGAACAGCGGGCCGTGCTCCAGGATCTGGGCCTCCCGCTGCACGAACTCCCGCTGCTCGCCGAGGGAATGGACCTCGCGGGCCTGTACGAACTCGCCACGGAACTGCGTCAGCAAGGGATCTCATGA
- a CDS encoding GatB/YqeY domain-containing protein — translation MTTLKSKLQADLNAAIKGRDELRSSTLRLTLAAIQKEEVAGTEKRELSDDEVQKVIAKEAKKRREAAEAFAQGGRAESAEREKAEGVILADYLPKQLSDDELQQIVVQAVEEAKAAGAEGPRAMGQVMKIVNPKVAGLAEGGRVAAAVKKLLAG, via the coding sequence ATGACCACGCTCAAGTCGAAGCTGCAGGCAGACCTCAACGCCGCGATCAAGGGGCGCGACGAGCTCCGCTCCTCGACGCTCCGGCTGACCCTCGCCGCGATCCAGAAGGAGGAGGTCGCGGGTACGGAGAAGCGCGAGCTCTCCGACGACGAGGTACAGAAGGTGATCGCCAAGGAGGCGAAGAAGCGCCGCGAGGCGGCCGAGGCCTTCGCGCAGGGCGGCCGCGCCGAGTCGGCCGAGCGCGAGAAGGCGGAGGGTGTGATCCTCGCCGACTACCTGCCCAAGCAGCTCTCCGACGACGAGCTCCAGCAGATCGTCGTGCAGGCGGTCGAGGAGGCGAAGGCCGCCGGTGCCGAGGGCCCGCGTGCCATGGGCCAGGTCATGAAGATCGTGAACCCGAAGGTGGCCGGCCTGGCCGAGGGCGGCCGCGTCGCCGCGGCGGTCAAGAAGCTGCTCGCGGGCTGA
- a CDS encoding nucleotidyltransferase domain-containing protein, which produces MPNKGLDARGYIEREGSLGLIPQAFRPVVSAARDRVPDVFGARLHSAYLYGSIPRGTARVGRSDLDLLLALREEPTDADRTDARSLDEALDKEFPQIDGAGTLLVSRTQVLSDLERHDLGWFVACLCTPLLGEDLAEDLPRYRPDALLARETNGDLALFLTRWRERITEAGHSEEARRPLVRFMSRHLVRTGFTLVMPRWNGWTSDLTEMAEAFGAYYPERAAQLREAAVLGYEPRGDAAVLRSYVDDLGPWLAEEYARVHGIKKPRP; this is translated from the coding sequence ATGCCGAACAAGGGGCTCGACGCCCGGGGATACATCGAACGCGAGGGATCACTTGGGCTGATCCCGCAGGCGTTCCGGCCCGTCGTGTCCGCGGCTCGCGACCGGGTGCCGGACGTCTTCGGGGCACGGCTGCACAGCGCGTACCTGTACGGGTCGATTCCGCGCGGCACCGCGCGCGTGGGCCGCTCCGACCTCGATCTGCTGCTCGCACTGCGCGAGGAGCCCACGGACGCGGACCGTACGGATGCCCGCTCGCTCGACGAGGCGCTCGACAAGGAGTTCCCGCAGATCGACGGGGCGGGGACGCTGCTGGTCAGTCGGACACAGGTGCTGAGCGACCTGGAGAGGCACGACCTCGGCTGGTTCGTCGCCTGCCTGTGTACCCCGCTGCTGGGCGAGGACCTCGCCGAGGACCTGCCGCGCTACCGGCCCGACGCCCTCCTCGCCCGCGAGACGAACGGCGACCTCGCGCTGTTCCTCACGCGGTGGCGCGAGCGGATCACCGAGGCGGGCCACTCGGAGGAGGCCAGGAGGCCCCTCGTGCGCTTCATGTCACGTCATCTCGTCCGCACCGGCTTCACCCTCGTCATGCCCCGCTGGAACGGCTGGACGAGCGATCTGACGGAGATGGCCGAGGCGTTCGGCGCGTACTACCCGGAGCGGGCCGCCCAACTGCGGGAGGCCGCCGTCCTCGGATACGAGCCGAGGGGCGATGCCGCCGTCCTGCGTTCGTACGTCGACGATCTCGGGCCGTGGCTCGCCGAGGAGTACGCGCGCGTGCACGGCATCAAGAAACCGCGTCCCTAG
- a CDS encoding transglycosylase domain-containing protein produces MPNKRSGGGLSPTQQAAKFLGVSVLAGAVMAGIAVPAFGALGLAAKGSVEGFDEIPTNLKRPPLSQRTTILDSKGGQIATVYSRDRTVVDLKNISPYMQKAIVAIEDSRFYEHGAVDLKGVLRALNKNAQSGGVSQGASTLTQQYVKNVFVEEAGDDQTKVAQATQQTLGRKVRELKFAIQVEEELGKKKILENYLNITFFGQQAYGVEAAAQRYFSKSAKDLKVEEAALLAGIVQSPSRYDPVNDEAEATKRRNVVLQRMADVQDISQAEADKAMKKPLGLKVSKPKNGCITAVKGAGFFCDYVRKVLLNDPVFGKTKAARAKVWNKGGLTIRTTLDPQSQKSAQKSIKDHVYKTDDVATAATIVEPGTGKILAMGQSRPYGLAKNETTINLSVDKGMGGGAGYQPGSTFKPIVAAAAIEGGRPATQVYPSPYEMDYPSPVSACNGKSWNEKNVPVTNENSTEVGPYDMKEATAKSVNTYYVQLISDIGICPVTELAAKMGVERADGTKMNQAPSIALGTQEMSPLTMASAYATFAARGTSCSPVAIESISQTVGGQKKSLPVPKTSCRRTMSETTADTINTILKGVVEDGTGQQAGLSDGRSSAGKTGTTDERYAAWFVGYTPNMAGAVWVGDPAHKRHMTNITIGGVPYEKVFGGQVPGPIWRDMMTGALEGKDNPTFNLVYIPDRKVDEDKGRGDEDEGDNGNNGGNENGGGNGNNGGTGDPQIPTPTISIPEEWTIGGNDGGNGNGNGGNFP; encoded by the coding sequence ATGCCAAACAAGCGCTCGGGCGGAGGTCTGTCTCCAACGCAGCAGGCCGCCAAGTTCCTCGGTGTCAGTGTGCTCGCGGGAGCCGTCATGGCCGGCATCGCCGTGCCGGCGTTCGGCGCGCTCGGTCTCGCGGCCAAGGGTTCGGTCGAGGGATTCGACGAGATCCCGACCAACCTGAAGCGGCCTCCACTGAGCCAGCGCACCACGATCCTGGACAGCAAGGGCGGCCAGATCGCCACGGTCTACTCACGTGACCGCACGGTGGTCGACCTCAAGAACATCTCGCCGTACATGCAGAAGGCGATCGTCGCGATCGAGGACTCGCGCTTCTACGAGCACGGCGCGGTCGACCTCAAGGGCGTCCTGCGCGCCCTCAACAAGAACGCGCAGAGCGGCGGCGTCTCCCAGGGCGCCTCCACGCTCACGCAGCAGTACGTGAAGAACGTCTTCGTGGAGGAGGCCGGCGACGACCAGACCAAGGTCGCCCAGGCCACCCAGCAGACCCTCGGCCGGAAGGTCCGCGAGCTGAAGTTCGCGATCCAGGTCGAGGAGGAGCTCGGCAAGAAGAAGATCCTCGAGAACTACCTGAACATCACGTTCTTCGGGCAACAGGCGTACGGAGTCGAGGCCGCGGCCCAGCGTTACTTCTCCAAGTCCGCCAAGGACCTGAAGGTGGAGGAGGCCGCGCTGCTCGCCGGCATCGTCCAGTCGCCGAGCCGGTACGACCCGGTCAACGACGAGGCCGAGGCCACGAAGCGGCGCAACGTGGTGCTGCAGCGCATGGCCGACGTCCAGGACATCTCGCAGGCGGAGGCCGACAAGGCCATGAAGAAGCCGCTCGGCCTGAAGGTCAGCAAGCCGAAGAACGGCTGCATCACGGCGGTCAAGGGCGCCGGTTTCTTCTGTGACTACGTCCGCAAGGTGCTGCTCAACGACCCGGTCTTCGGCAAGACCAAGGCGGCCCGGGCCAAGGTCTGGAACAAGGGCGGCCTGACGATCCGCACGACGCTCGACCCGCAGTCCCAGAAGTCGGCTCAGAAGTCGATCAAGGACCACGTCTACAAGACCGACGACGTGGCCACCGCCGCCACCATCGTCGAGCCCGGCACCGGCAAGATCCTGGCGATGGGCCAGTCCCGTCCGTACGGCCTCGCCAAGAACGAGACGACGATCAACCTGTCCGTGGACAAGGGCATGGGCGGCGGCGCGGGCTACCAGCCCGGTTCGACGTTCAAGCCGATCGTGGCCGCGGCCGCCATCGAGGGCGGCAGGCCCGCGACGCAGGTGTACCCGTCGCCGTACGAGATGGACTACCCGAGCCCGGTCTCGGCCTGTAACGGCAAGAGCTGGAACGAAAAGAACGTCCCGGTCACCAACGAGAACTCCACCGAGGTCGGCCCGTACGACATGAAGGAAGCGACCGCGAAGTCGGTCAACACCTACTACGTACAGCTGATCAGCGACATCGGCATCTGCCCGGTGACCGAGCTTGCGGCCAAGATGGGCGTCGAGCGCGCCGACGGCACCAAGATGAACCAGGCCCCGTCCATCGCCCTGGGCACGCAGGAGATGTCCCCGCTGACGATGGCGAGCGCGTACGCGACGTTCGCCGCGCGGGGCACGTCCTGCTCGCCGGTCGCCATCGAGTCGATCAGCCAGACCGTCGGCGGTCAGAAGAAGTCCCTGCCCGTGCCGAAGACGAGCTGCCGACGCACGATGTCCGAGACCACCGCCGACACGATCAACACGATCCTCAAGGGCGTGGTCGAGGACGGTACGGGTCAGCAGGCGGGCCTCAGCGACGGCCGGTCGAGCGCGGGCAAGACCGGTACGACGGACGAGCGCTACGCGGCCTGGTTCGTCGGCTACACGCCGAACATGGCGGGCGCGGTCTGGGTCGGCGACCCGGCCCACAAGCGGCACATGACCAACATCACCATCGGCGGTGTCCCGTACGAGAAGGTCTTCGGTGGTCAGGTCCCCGGACCGATCTGGCGGGACATGATGACCGGCGCCCTGGAGGGCAAGGACAATCCCACCTTCAACCTGGTCTACATCCCCGACCGCAAGGTCGACGAGGACAAGGGCCGCGGCGACGAGGACGAAGGCGACAACGGGAACAACGGCGGGAACGAGAACGGCGGCGGGAACGGGAACAATGGCGGGACCGGTGATCCCCAGATCCCCACTCCGACCATCTCGATCCCTGAGGAGTGGACGATCGGCGGAAACGACGGCGGGAACGGGAACGGGAACGGCGGCAATTTCCCGTAG
- a CDS encoding MBL fold metallo-hydrolase has product MTDAAALPGQPRGGVLSGPATARAVNVLAPNASAMTLDGTNTWIVAEPDSELAVVIDPGPLDDVHLRNVVDTAEKAGKRVALTLLTHGHPDHAEGAARFAELTGTKVRALDPALRLGDEGLAAGSVITTGGLELRVVSTPGHTADSLCFHLPADRAVLTGDTILGRGTTVVAHPDGRLGDYLDSLRRLRSLTVDDGVHVVLPGHGPVLEDAQGAVEFYLAHRAHRLAQVETAVEDGYRTPSQVVAHVYADVDRSLWPAAELSVLAQLEYLREHGLIGDA; this is encoded by the coding sequence ATGACCGACGCCGCCGCCCTTCCCGGCCAGCCGCGGGGCGGGGTGCTCTCGGGCCCCGCCACCGCGCGTGCCGTCAACGTCCTCGCGCCCAACGCGTCCGCGATGACCCTGGACGGTACGAACACCTGGATCGTGGCCGAGCCGGACTCCGAACTGGCGGTGGTGATCGACCCGGGGCCTCTGGACGACGTGCATCTGCGGAACGTCGTCGACACCGCCGAGAAGGCCGGCAAGCGGGTCGCGCTGACCCTGCTGACGCACGGGCATCCGGACCATGCGGAGGGCGCCGCGCGGTTCGCGGAGCTGACCGGCACCAAGGTGCGGGCGCTCGATCCGGCGCTGCGGCTCGGTGACGAGGGCCTGGCGGCCGGGAGCGTCATCACCACCGGTGGCCTGGAGCTGCGCGTCGTGTCCACGCCCGGCCACACCGCCGACTCGCTCTGCTTCCATCTGCCCGCCGACCGGGCCGTCCTGACCGGCGACACGATCCTGGGCCGGGGCACCACGGTCGTCGCGCACCCCGACGGGCGCCTCGGTGACTATCTGGACTCCCTGCGGCGGCTCAGGTCCCTCACGGTCGACGACGGCGTGCACGTGGTCCTGCCGGGCCATGGGCCCGTCCTGGAGGACGCCCAGGGCGCCGTCGAGTTCTATCTCGCGCACCGGGCCCACCGCCTCGCCCAGGTCGAGACGGCGGTCGAGGACGGCTACAGGACCCCGTCCCAGGTCGTCGCCCACGTCTACGCCGACGTCGACCGCTCCCTGTGGCCGGCGGCGGAACTGTCGGTGCTGGCGCAGCTGGAGTATCTCCGGGAGCACGGGCTCATCGGAGACGCGTGA
- a CDS encoding NUDIX hydrolase, with amino-acid sequence MANGQWYPPEWPERIRALAEGTLSPVAPRSAATVMLLKDTDSTPVVHMLRRRASMAFAGGAYAYPGGGVDPRDDDRRIRWAGPTRAWWASRLDVDETSAQAIVCAAVRETYEEAGVLLAGPTEDTVVGDTTGDEWEVDREALVARDLSFAEFLERRGLVLRSDLLGAWTRWITPEFEPRRYDTWFFVAALPEGQRTRNASTEADRTVWIRPADARDGYDKGDLLMMPPTIATLRQLGAYATAAEALAAAPGRDMTPVLAQARLEDGELVLSWPGHDEFTKHIPTGGASA; translated from the coding sequence ATGGCGAATGGGCAGTGGTATCCCCCGGAGTGGCCCGAGAGAATCCGCGCGCTCGCGGAGGGCACGCTCTCACCGGTCGCCCCCAGGAGCGCGGCCACCGTCATGCTGCTCAAGGACACCGACTCCACCCCCGTCGTGCACATGCTGCGCAGACGCGCCTCCATGGCCTTCGCCGGAGGCGCGTACGCGTATCCCGGCGGCGGTGTGGACCCCAGGGACGACGACCGCCGGATCCGCTGGGCGGGCCCCACGCGCGCGTGGTGGGCGTCCCGGCTCGACGTCGACGAGACCTCCGCCCAGGCGATCGTCTGCGCGGCGGTGCGCGAGACGTACGAGGAGGCGGGCGTCCTGCTCGCCGGCCCCACCGAGGACACCGTGGTCGGCGACACCACGGGTGACGAGTGGGAGGTGGACCGGGAGGCGCTGGTCGCCCGTGACCTGTCCTTCGCCGAGTTCCTGGAGCGCCGGGGGCTCGTCCTGCGCTCCGATCTGCTCGGCGCCTGGACCCGTTGGATCACCCCGGAGTTCGAACCTCGCCGCTATGACACGTGGTTCTTCGTGGCCGCCCTCCCGGAGGGCCAGCGCACCCGCAACGCCTCCACTGAGGCCGACCGCACCGTCTGGATCCGCCCCGCGGACGCGAGGGACGGTTACGACAAGGGCGACCTCCTGATGATGCCGCCCACGATCGCGACCCTGCGCCAGCTCGGCGCGTACGCCACCGCCGCCGAGGCCCTCGCCGCGGCACCGGGGCGTGACATGACGCCCGTCCTGGCCCAGGCCCGCCTGGAGGACGGCGAGCTGGTCCTCAGCTGGCCCGGCCACGACGAGTTCACCAAGCACATCCCGACCGGTGGAGCATCCGCATGA
- the wblA gene encoding transcriptional regulator WblA — MGWVTDWSAQAACRTTDPDELFVQGAAQNRAKAVCTGCPVRTECLADALDNRVEFGVWGGMTERERRALLRRRPTVTSWRRLLETARTEYERGAGILPLDEEEVYENYAAVG; from the coding sequence ATGGGCTGGGTAACCGACTGGAGTGCGCAGGCGGCCTGCCGCACTACCGATCCGGATGAACTGTTCGTTCAAGGAGCAGCGCAGAACAGGGCCAAGGCAGTGTGCACCGGATGTCCGGTACGCACGGAGTGCCTGGCCGACGCGCTGGACAACCGCGTCGAGTTCGGCGTGTGGGGAGGAATGACGGAGCGGGAGCGCCGCGCACTGTTGCGCAGGCGGCCCACCGTCACCTCTTGGCGCAGGCTGCTCGAAACCGCGCGTACCGAGTACGAGCGGGGGGCGGGAATCCTGCCCCTCGACGAGGAAGAGGTGTACGAGAACTACGCGGCGGTCGGCTGA
- a CDS encoding DUF4177 domain-containing protein — MTKWEYATVPLLVHATKQILDTWGEDGWELVQVVPGPNNPEQLVAYLKREKAA; from the coding sequence ATGACCAAGTGGGAATACGCAACCGTGCCGCTGCTCGTCCATGCCACGAAGCAGATTCTGGACACCTGGGGCGAGGACGGCTGGGAGCTTGTCCAGGTCGTGCCCGGGCCGAACAACCCCGAGCAGCTCGTCGCCTATCTGAAGCGCGAGAAGGCCGCATGA
- a CDS encoding ArsA family ATPase: MSQDPARAHTPAHATDPAHPHTDDAHTGTNAPDSDTQAGTHAPDSGTNTGGAYAQDAARAIDAATVLDVDPLIDDPKTRIVVCCGSGGVGKTTTAAALGLRAAERGRKVVVLTIDPARRLAQSMGIDALDNTPRRVKGVDDSADGELHAMMLDMKRTFDEIVEAHADRERAAAILNNPFYQSLSAGFAGTQEYMAMEKLGQLRARDEWDLIVVDTPPSRSALDFLDAPKRLGSFLDGKLIRLLTAPAKLGGRAGMKFLNVGMSMMTGTIGKLLGGQLLKDVQTFVAAMDTTFGGFRTRADATYKLLQAPGTAFLVVAAPERDALREAAYFVERLAAEDMPFAGLVLNRVHGSGAAQLSAERALGAAENLDEARIVDQMDGKAGLRNSPDTYGSSESPATQTTVPEAPAPDAGSPAADRTTAEAAGTDDHTDDHADDRTVEQLTAGLLRLHAERMQLLSREQRTRDRFAARHPEVAVAEVAALPGDVHDLAGLRDIGNRLAAGAGTPPTGAA, encoded by the coding sequence ATGAGCCAGGACCCCGCCCGCGCACACACCCCGGCCCACGCAACCGATCCGGCCCACCCGCACACCGACGACGCACACACAGGGACGAACGCGCCCGACAGCGACACCCAGGCGGGTACGCACGCGCCCGACAGCGGCACCAACACGGGTGGTGCGTACGCGCAGGACGCCGCCCGCGCCATAGACGCCGCCACCGTCCTGGACGTCGACCCGCTGATCGACGACCCGAAGACCCGCATCGTGGTCTGCTGCGGCTCCGGCGGCGTCGGCAAGACCACGACGGCAGCGGCCCTCGGGCTGCGCGCGGCCGAGCGCGGCCGCAAGGTGGTCGTCCTCACCATCGACCCGGCGCGCAGGCTCGCCCAGTCGATGGGCATCGACGCGCTCGACAACACCCCGCGCCGGGTGAAGGGCGTCGACGACTCCGCGGACGGTGAACTGCACGCGATGATGCTCGACATGAAGCGCACCTTCGACGAGATCGTCGAGGCGCACGCGGACCGCGAGCGAGCGGCCGCGATCCTCAACAACCCCTTCTACCAGTCGCTTTCGGCGGGCTTCGCGGGCACGCAGGAGTACATGGCGATGGAGAAGCTGGGACAGTTGCGGGCCCGCGACGAGTGGGACCTCATCGTCGTCGACACCCCGCCCTCGCGCTCGGCGCTCGACTTCCTGGACGCCCCGAAGCGGCTCGGGTCGTTCCTGGACGGCAAGTTGATCCGGCTGCTGACGGCACCGGCGAAGCTGGGCGGACGCGCCGGGATGAAGTTCCTGAACGTGGGGATGTCGATGATGACCGGCACCATCGGCAAGCTGCTGGGCGGCCAGCTCCTCAAGGACGTCCAGACGTTCGTGGCCGCCATGGACACCACCTTCGGTGGTTTCCGTACCCGCGCGGACGCCACGTACAAGCTGCTCCAGGCGCCCGGGACGGCGTTCCTGGTCGTCGCGGCCCCTGAGCGGGACGCGCTGCGCGAGGCGGCGTACTTCGTGGAGCGGCTGGCCGCCGAGGACATGCCGTTCGCGGGGCTCGTGCTGAACCGCGTCCACGGCAGCGGCGCGGCCCAGTTGTCCGCGGAGCGGGCGCTCGGCGCCGCGGAAAATCTTGATGAGGCCCGCATTGTTGATCAGATGGACGGGAAAGCTGGTCTTCGTAACTCTCCCGACACGTACGGCAGTTCAGAATCACCCGCTACCCAGACCACCGTTCCCGAGGCTCCCGCGCCCGACGCAGGCTCCCCCGCCGCGGACCGGACCACCGCCGAAGCAGCCGGGACGGACGACCACACGGACGACCACGCAGACGACCGCACCGTCGAACAACTCACCGCAGGCCTGCTGAGGCTGCACGCCGAGCGCATGCAGCTGCTCTCCCGTGAGCAGCGCACACGTGACCGCTTCGCCGCCCGCCACCCCGAAGTGGCGGTGGCCGAAGTGGCCGCGCTGCCCGGCGATGTGCACGACCTCGCGGGACTACGGGACATCGGAAACCGACTCGCGGCCGGTGCCGGTACCCCGCCGACCGGAGCTGCGTAG